Proteins encoded by one window of Chondromyces crocatus:
- the glgB gene encoding 1,4-alpha-glucan branching protein GlgB: MVDHREIERIAAVEHVDPHRILGAHEEEGGTTVRCFRPEATEVVVVPDDPAVPARAMRRVHGAGVFEAHFGGERGRFGYRLEVRYGDRSFSLRDPYAFGPVLGDVDLHLIAEGTHEEVHACLGAHPRIVEGVAGTAFAVWAPAARRVSVVGDFNGWDGRLHAMRRRGHGVWEIFLPEVGAGAIYKYEIKAPSGVHLLKIDPYGRAMELRPKNASRVVERGYEFEDRAWMEARAAGKALKKPMSIYEMHLASWRRVPGKAEDGDRKRWMSYRELAEVLPDYLAELGFTHVELMPVMEHPFDGSWGYQVVGYFAPTSRFGSPDDLRYLIDRLHQRGIGVILDWPPAHFPKDAWALGRFDGTALYEHLDPRQGEHREWNTFVFNYGRNEVRNFLVASALYWLEEFHIDGIRVDAVASMLYLDYGSKGPGDWVPNQHGGRENLEAIAFLRELNDRVHTQFPGAVVCAEESTSWPAITGATYLGGLGFDLKWNMGWMHDTLNYFKQDPVYRSFHHGLLTFGIMYAWSERFLLPLSHDEVVHLKKSLLSKMPGDHWHMLANLRMLYAYMWAHPGKKLLFMGAELGQLSEWSEKTELDWGLLALPGHAGISQLLKDLNRVYVNQSALYELDDQAQGFRWIDANDSHQSVASFVRYGEGAGRQESPRGMFVVFVGNFTPVVRGGYRIGVPRRCAYLEVINTDASVYGGSGVGNLGRIEAEAVPSHGFAQSLVLTLPPLGVLWLVPERDANEEEIAAMEAADAAVAAEEAAARQRSGPDVVPEDGPADDVPEEASSREGESVAERMAGEVTEASEARSSEV; the protein is encoded by the coding sequence ATGGTGGACCATCGAGAGATCGAGCGCATCGCGGCAGTGGAGCACGTGGATCCGCACCGGATCCTGGGGGCACACGAGGAGGAGGGGGGGACGACGGTGCGCTGCTTCCGGCCGGAGGCGACGGAGGTGGTGGTGGTGCCCGACGATCCTGCGGTGCCGGCGCGCGCGATGCGCCGGGTCCACGGGGCGGGGGTCTTCGAGGCGCACTTCGGAGGGGAGCGAGGGCGTTTCGGGTACCGGCTCGAGGTGCGCTACGGGGATCGCTCGTTCTCGCTGCGGGATCCGTATGCCTTCGGGCCGGTGCTGGGGGATGTTGATCTGCACCTGATCGCCGAGGGGACGCACGAGGAGGTGCACGCATGCCTGGGAGCGCACCCGCGGATCGTGGAGGGCGTTGCCGGGACTGCGTTCGCGGTGTGGGCGCCCGCTGCCCGTCGGGTGAGCGTGGTGGGGGATTTCAACGGCTGGGATGGTCGGCTCCACGCGATGCGGCGGCGCGGGCACGGGGTGTGGGAGATCTTCCTGCCCGAGGTGGGGGCAGGAGCGATCTACAAATACGAGATCAAGGCGCCGTCGGGCGTGCACCTGCTGAAGATCGATCCGTACGGGCGCGCGATGGAGCTGCGGCCGAAGAACGCGTCGCGGGTGGTGGAGCGCGGCTACGAGTTCGAGGATCGGGCGTGGATGGAGGCGCGGGCGGCAGGGAAGGCGCTGAAGAAGCCGATGAGCATCTACGAGATGCACCTGGCCTCGTGGCGAAGGGTGCCCGGCAAGGCGGAGGACGGCGACCGCAAGCGGTGGATGAGCTACCGGGAACTGGCGGAGGTGCTTCCGGACTACCTGGCGGAGCTGGGGTTCACGCACGTGGAGCTGATGCCGGTGATGGAGCATCCGTTCGATGGGTCGTGGGGCTACCAGGTGGTCGGCTACTTCGCTCCGACGAGCAGGTTCGGCAGCCCCGATGATCTGCGCTACCTGATCGATCGGCTGCATCAGCGGGGCATCGGGGTGATCCTGGACTGGCCACCGGCGCATTTTCCGAAGGATGCGTGGGCGCTCGGGCGCTTCGACGGGACGGCGCTCTACGAGCACCTGGATCCGCGGCAAGGGGAACACCGGGAGTGGAACACGTTCGTGTTCAACTACGGCCGGAACGAGGTGCGTAACTTCCTGGTGGCGAGCGCGCTGTACTGGCTGGAGGAGTTCCACATCGACGGGATCCGGGTCGATGCCGTCGCGTCGATGCTCTATCTGGACTACGGCTCGAAGGGGCCAGGGGACTGGGTGCCCAACCAGCACGGGGGCAGGGAGAACCTGGAGGCGATCGCGTTCCTGCGGGAGCTGAACGATCGGGTCCACACGCAGTTCCCCGGGGCAGTGGTCTGCGCGGAAGAGTCGACGTCGTGGCCTGCGATCACCGGAGCGACCTACCTGGGTGGGCTCGGGTTCGATCTGAAGTGGAACATGGGGTGGATGCACGACACGCTGAACTACTTCAAGCAAGACCCGGTCTACCGCTCGTTCCACCACGGCTTGCTGACGTTCGGGATCATGTACGCGTGGTCGGAGCGGTTCCTTTTGCCGCTGTCCCACGACGAGGTGGTGCACCTGAAGAAGTCGCTGCTGTCGAAGATGCCAGGGGATCACTGGCACATGCTGGCGAACCTGCGGATGCTGTACGCGTACATGTGGGCCCATCCGGGGAAGAAGCTGCTGTTCATGGGGGCGGAGCTGGGTCAGCTCAGCGAGTGGAGCGAGAAGACGGAGCTGGACTGGGGGCTCCTGGCGCTGCCTGGCCACGCAGGGATCTCGCAGCTCTTGAAGGATCTGAACCGGGTCTATGTGAACCAGTCGGCGCTGTACGAGCTGGATGATCAGGCGCAAGGGTTCCGGTGGATCGACGCGAACGACAGCCATCAGAGCGTGGCGTCGTTCGTTCGCTACGGCGAAGGGGCAGGGCGGCAAGAGTCGCCGCGCGGGATGTTCGTGGTGTTCGTGGGGAACTTCACGCCGGTGGTGCGGGGGGGTTACCGGATCGGTGTGCCTCGGCGGTGCGCCTACCTGGAGGTGATCAACACCGACGCCTCGGTGTACGGGGGCAGCGGTGTGGGAAATCTGGGGCGAATCGAGGCAGAGGCGGTGCCGTCTCATGGGTTCGCGCAGTCGCTGGTGCTGACGCTGCCTCCGCTCGGGGTGCTGTGGCTCGTGCCCGAGCGCGACGCGAACGAGGAGGAGATCGCGGCAATGGAGGCGGCGGATGCTGCGGTAGCAGCGGAAGAGGCCGCCGCGCGGCAACGCTCCGGGCCTGATGTCGTGCCGGAGGATGGACCAGCGGATGACGTGCCCGAGGAAGCGTCGTCGCGTGAAGGTGAGAGCGTGGCGGAGCGCATGGCGGGCGAGGTGACGGAGGCGTCGGAGGCTCGCTCTTCGGAGGTGTAG
- a CDS encoding STAS domain-containing protein, which translates to MNQEPLDPIDTELAALRERIAHLEASERQLLQELSRMERIVDKLPQSVYLFDVQRRENVYVNGDLITLLGHSADEIKQMGSSLLPSLMHPDDWASYQTYAAQFSQLRESEVIHIDYRIRDLTGAYRWVRSFERVFSRDACGAVEIILGLVQDLTEERHADAERAALREQMIVAQSAALREIGTPLIPISQGVVAMPLVGAIDDDRAARILEVLLDGITERRAQVAILDVTGVKEMGERTAAALCKAARAGSLLGAKVILTGVQPEMARILVALGVNTSDFTTRATLQEAITHALDHRAR; encoded by the coding sequence ATGAACCAGGAGCCTCTCGATCCCATCGACACCGAGCTCGCCGCGCTGCGGGAGCGCATCGCGCACCTCGAGGCCTCCGAGCGGCAGCTCCTCCAAGAACTCTCCCGCATGGAGCGCATCGTCGACAAGCTCCCCCAGAGCGTCTACCTCTTCGACGTCCAGCGACGCGAGAACGTCTACGTCAACGGGGACCTCATCACACTGCTCGGCCACTCCGCCGACGAGATCAAGCAGATGGGCTCCTCGCTGCTGCCCAGCTTGATGCACCCCGACGACTGGGCCAGCTACCAGACGTACGCCGCGCAGTTCTCCCAGCTCCGCGAGAGCGAGGTCATCCACATCGACTACCGGATCCGCGACCTCACCGGCGCGTACCGCTGGGTTCGCAGCTTCGAGCGGGTCTTCTCGCGCGACGCCTGCGGCGCGGTCGAGATCATCCTCGGTCTCGTCCAGGATCTCACCGAAGAGCGGCACGCCGATGCCGAGCGCGCGGCCCTCCGGGAGCAGATGATCGTCGCCCAATCAGCCGCGCTCCGGGAGATCGGCACCCCCCTCATCCCCATCTCCCAAGGCGTGGTCGCCATGCCTCTCGTCGGCGCCATCGACGACGACCGCGCCGCCCGCATCCTCGAGGTGCTCCTCGACGGAATCACCGAGCGGCGTGCGCAGGTCGCCATCCTCGACGTCACCGGCGTGAAGGAGATGGGCGAGCGCACCGCGGCGGCCCTGTGCAAAGCCGCGCGCGCAGGATCCCTCCTCGGCGCGAAGGTGATCCTGACCGGCGTCCAGCCCGAGATGGCCCGCATCCTGGTCGCGCTCGGCGTGAACACCTCCGATTTCACGACACGCGCCACCCTGCAAGAAGCCATCACCCACGCCCTCGATCACCGCGCGCGGTGA
- a CDS encoding aldehyde dehydrogenase family protein: MGQLASEQMAKGNGQSLNGQSSAKLKSYAPATGELLGEAPNMGPDEVRAVVERARRAQEAWGALSIEERGERMLRFRDALVDRADEVIDLLSRECGKPRHEALLHELMVVADVITFFAKVAPQALAPREISLHLLKHRRSFLHYSPRGVVGVISPWNYPLQLPLRDVVLALVAGNAAVLKPSEVTPLIALKAKEIWDAAGLPEDVFQVVTGYGPTGAALIDAGIQLCVFTGGVATGKRVAAACGERLIPCVMELGGKAPLIALDDADIERTAQAIVFGGFTNAGQVCISVERVYAHQKVHDRVLDRAVEITRSLRQGDPASDFVDVGAIIFPHQIDVAERHIKDAIEKGAQLKVGGKRREGTGQFFEPTILSGCNHDMTVMTQEIFGPVIPFMEVASEEEALRLANDSHLGLNAYVFTADRDRGHRLAERVQAGSVLVNDVITNGGTPDAPFGGIKQSGFGRVLGEDSLRDMCDVRHISTDRVRMTGKDPLWYPYSETSYGWFKKGLRALFSGGGIVQRIRDIL, encoded by the coding sequence ATGGGACAGTTGGCGAGCGAGCAGATGGCCAAGGGCAACGGCCAGAGCCTGAACGGGCAGAGCAGCGCGAAGCTGAAGAGTTACGCCCCGGCGACTGGAGAGCTGCTCGGCGAAGCCCCCAACATGGGCCCTGACGAGGTGCGCGCCGTGGTGGAGCGTGCCCGACGCGCGCAGGAGGCCTGGGGCGCTCTCTCGATCGAGGAGCGTGGCGAGCGCATGCTCCGCTTCCGGGACGCGCTCGTCGATCGCGCGGACGAGGTGATCGACCTCCTCTCCCGCGAGTGTGGCAAGCCGCGCCACGAAGCCCTGCTCCACGAGCTGATGGTCGTCGCCGACGTCATCACCTTCTTCGCCAAGGTGGCCCCCCAGGCGCTCGCCCCGCGCGAGATCTCGCTCCACCTCCTCAAGCACCGCAGGAGCTTCCTGCACTACAGCCCGCGCGGCGTCGTCGGTGTCATCTCCCCGTGGAACTACCCCCTCCAGCTCCCGCTCCGTGACGTCGTGCTCGCGCTCGTCGCCGGCAACGCCGCCGTACTCAAGCCCAGCGAGGTCACCCCCCTCATCGCCCTCAAGGCCAAGGAGATCTGGGACGCCGCCGGCCTCCCCGAGGACGTCTTCCAGGTCGTCACCGGCTACGGCCCCACCGGCGCCGCCCTCATCGACGCTGGCATCCAGCTCTGCGTCTTCACGGGCGGCGTCGCCACGGGCAAGCGCGTCGCGGCGGCCTGCGGCGAGCGCCTCATCCCGTGCGTCATGGAGCTGGGTGGCAAGGCCCCCCTCATCGCCCTCGACGACGCCGACATCGAGCGCACTGCCCAGGCCATCGTCTTCGGCGGCTTCACCAACGCGGGCCAGGTCTGCATCTCCGTCGAGCGGGTCTACGCGCACCAGAAGGTCCACGATCGCGTCCTCGATCGTGCCGTGGAGATCACCCGCTCCCTCCGCCAAGGCGACCCTGCCAGCGACTTCGTCGACGTCGGCGCCATCATCTTCCCCCACCAGATCGACGTCGCCGAGCGCCACATCAAGGACGCCATCGAGAAGGGCGCCCAGCTCAAGGTCGGCGGCAAGCGCCGCGAGGGTACGGGCCAGTTCTTCGAGCCCACCATCCTCAGCGGCTGCAACCACGACATGACCGTCATGACCCAGGAGATCTTCGGCCCGGTGATCCCCTTCATGGAGGTCGCCTCCGAGGAAGAGGCCCTGCGCCTCGCGAACGACTCCCACCTCGGCCTGAACGCCTACGTTTTCACCGCCGACCGCGATCGAGGCCACCGCCTCGCCGAGCGCGTCCAGGCGGGCAGCGTCCTCGTCAACGACGTCATCACGAATGGCGGCACCCCCGACGCTCCATTCGGTGGCATCAAACAGAGCGGATTCGGCCGTGTCCTCGGAGAGGACTCGCTCCGCGACATGTGCGACGTCCGCCACATCAGCACCGACCGCGTCCGGATGACCGGCAAGGACCCTCTCTGGTATCCCTACAGCGAGACCTCCTACGGCTGGTTCAAGAAGGGCCTGCGGGCCCTCTTCTCCGGTGGCGGAATCGTCCAGCGCATCCGCGACATCCTCTGA
- a CDS encoding serine/threonine-protein kinase, whose translation MLCPRCSRRYDDEHRFCPHDGTQLTPRPDIRRIRTKPSENVGMVVGGRYQVRGLIGAGGMAEVFLAQDKTTGDPVAVKILNARHLKDPMKKARFMLEATAGAKIRHDNVLEVLDVGLRDDGAPYLVMEYLSGESLGDWLRRERVMNAAMALPLLIQIASGLAAAHRAGIVHRDIKPGNVFLIGERGAPHTAKVVDFGFARLAEFRGLTQAGMAVGTIEYMAPEQAVGDAAEVRTDIYGLGVVMYRMFTGRIPFSMRNDAELLAHHFLVPPPPPSLGQEGIAPRIEAVVRKALRKNLDNRYATMDALIGDLERVTHPSGPTVALAPITEPDEYKPLTPFAANTAGYYRRLLSRPAPSGA comes from the coding sequence ATGCTCTGCCCTCGTTGCTCCAGGCGGTACGACGACGAACACCGCTTCTGCCCCCACGACGGCACCCAGCTCACACCCCGGCCCGACATCCGGCGCATTCGCACCAAGCCCAGCGAGAACGTGGGCATGGTCGTGGGTGGCCGCTACCAGGTCCGCGGCCTCATCGGCGCCGGCGGTATGGCCGAGGTGTTCCTCGCCCAGGACAAGACCACCGGCGACCCGGTCGCGGTCAAGATCCTGAACGCGCGCCACCTCAAGGACCCCATGAAGAAGGCCCGCTTCATGCTCGAAGCGACGGCCGGCGCCAAGATCCGCCACGACAACGTCCTCGAGGTGCTGGACGTCGGCCTCCGAGACGACGGCGCCCCTTACCTCGTCATGGAGTACCTCTCCGGCGAGTCCCTGGGCGACTGGCTCCGCCGCGAGCGCGTCATGAACGCGGCCATGGCCCTCCCCCTCCTCATCCAGATCGCCAGCGGCCTCGCCGCCGCACACCGCGCTGGCATCGTCCACCGCGACATCAAGCCCGGCAACGTCTTCCTGATCGGCGAGAGAGGCGCCCCGCACACCGCCAAGGTCGTCGACTTCGGCTTCGCCCGGCTCGCCGAGTTCCGCGGCCTCACCCAGGCCGGCATGGCCGTCGGCACCATCGAGTACATGGCCCCCGAGCAAGCGGTCGGCGACGCCGCCGAGGTCCGCACCGACATCTACGGCCTCGGCGTCGTCATGTACCGCATGTTCACCGGCCGGATCCCCTTCTCGATGCGGAACGACGCCGAGCTCCTCGCCCACCACTTCCTCGTCCCCCCGCCCCCGCCCTCGCTCGGGCAGGAGGGCATCGCGCCACGCATCGAGGCCGTGGTTCGCAAGGCGCTCCGCAAGAACCTCGACAACCGCTACGCCACCATGGACGCCCTCATCGGCGACCTGGAGCGCGTGACCCACCCCTCTGGCCCCACCGTCGCCCTCGCGCCCATCACCGAGCCCGACGAGTACAAGCCCCTGACCCCCTTCGCGGCCAACACCGCGGGGTACTACCGCCGCCTCCTCAGCAGGCCCGCACCGAGCGGCGCCTGA